The DNA window CTGGAAGCAGTGTACAGGAAGTGAGGAGCCTGGAAGCAGTGTACAGGAAGTGAGGAGCCTGGAAGCAGTGTACAGGAAGTGAGGAGCCGGGAAACAGTGTACAGGAAGTGAGGAGCCTGGAAGCAGTGTACAGGAAGTGAGGAGTCGGGGAGCAGTGTACAGGAAGTGAGGAGTCGGGGAGCAGTGTACAGGAAGTGAGGAGTCGGGGAGCAGTGTACAGGAAGTGAGGAGTCGGGGAGCAGTGTACAGGAAGTGAGGAGTCGGGGAGCAGTGTACAGGAAGTGAGGAGTCGGGGAGCAGTGTACAGGAAGTGAGGAGTCGGGGAGCAGTGTACAGGAAGTGAGGAGTCGGGGAGCAGTGTACAGGAAGTGAGGAGTCGGGGAGCAGTGTACAGGAAGTGAGGAGTCGGGGAGCAGTGTACAGGAAGTGAGGAGTCGGGGAGCAGTGTACAGGAAGTGAGGAGTCGGGGAGCAGTGTACAGGAAGTGAGGAGTCGGGGAGCAGTGTACAGGAAGTGAGGAGTCGGGGAGCAGTGTACAGGAAGTGAGGAGTCGGGGAGCAGTGTACAGGAAGTGAGGAGTCGGGGAGCAGTGTACAGGAAGTGAGGAGTCGGGGAGCAGTGTACAGGAAGTGAGGAGTCGGGGAGCAGTGTACAGGAAGTGAGGAGTCGGGGAGCAGTGTACAGGAAGTGAGGAGTCGGGGAGCAGTGTACAGGAAGTGAGGAGTCGGGGAGCAGTGTACAGGAAGTGAGGAGTCGGGGAGCAGTGTACAGGCAGTGAGGAGCTTGGAAGCAGTGTACAGGAAGTGAGGAGTCGGGGAGCAGTGTACAGGAAGTGAGGAGTCGGGGAGCAGTGTACAGGAAGTGAGGAGTCGGGGAGCAGTGTACAGTAAGTGAGGAGTC is part of the Ascaphus truei isolate aAscTru1 unplaced genomic scaffold, aAscTru1.hap1 HAP1_SCAFFOLD_1566, whole genome shotgun sequence genome and encodes:
- the LOC142476322 gene encoding uncharacterized protein LOC142476322 is translated as MSHSMYCTLLPDSSLPVHCSPTPHFLYTAPRLLTSCTLLPDSSLPVHCSPTPHFLYTAPRLLTSCTLLPDSSLPVHCSPTPHLLYTAPRLLTSCTLLPDSSLPVHCSPTPHFLYTASKLLTACTLLPDSSLPVHCSPTPHFLYTAPRLLTSCTLLPDSSLPVHCSPTPHFLYTAPRLLTSCTLLPDSSLPVHCSPTPHFLYTAPRLLTSCTLLPDSSLPVHCSPTPHFLYTAPRLLTSCTLLPDSSLPVHCSPTPHFLYTAPRLLTSCTLLPDSSLPVHCSPTPHFLYTAPRLLTSCTLLPDSSLPVHCSPTPHFLYTAPRLLTSCTLLPDSSLPVHCFQAPHFLYTVSRLLTSCTLLPGSSLPVHCFQAPHFLYTASRLLTSCTLLPGSSLPVHCFQAPHFLYTASRLLTSCTLLPGSSLPVHCFQAPHFLYTASRLLTSCTLLPGSSLPVHCFPDLRTWAPHFLYAASRLLTSCTLLPSSSLPVCCFPAPHFLYAASRLLTSCTLLPGSSLPVR